From Nicotiana tabacum cultivar K326 chromosome 15, ASM71507v2, whole genome shotgun sequence, the proteins below share one genomic window:
- the LOC107769411 gene encoding U-box domain-containing protein 4-like, translated as MFHFPFIRVCSKPKESQPKTTPSKRCRFVLLPKICTPVNSPETLNYYFRRRIVDEVKRLSPAMETEAHQSNFTYLGRTFSGLNITQSSSAFSDCNSDRSGEFPTASSQSRRLLIACASENSDELIQQLVSDLESNSTDVQKQAAMELRLLAKNKSENRLKIARAGAIKPLVSLISSSDLHLQEYGVTAILNLSLCDENKELIAASGAIKPLVRALKIGNSTAKENSACALLRLSQIEETKIAIGRSGAIPPLVNLLEAGNFRGKKDASTALYSLCSVKENKVRAVQAGVMKPLVESMADFSSNMVDKSAFVVGVLISLTEARAAVVEEGGIPVLVEIVEVGTQRQKEIAVAILLQLCEDSVTYRTMVAREGAIPPLVALSQSGTSRAKQKAETLIALLRQPRSGNAAATPARASDVSF; from the coding sequence ATGTTCCATTTCCCTTTCATTCGTGTTTGCTCAAAGCCCAAAGagtctcagcccaaaacaactcCATCTAAACGCTGTCGTTTTGTACTATTACCCAAAATTTGTACTCCGGTAAACTCACCGGAAACATTGAATTATTATTTCCGGCGCCGAATAGTTGATGAAGTGAAGAGACTATCTCCCGCAATGGAAACGGAGGCTCATCAATCAAATTTCACCTACCTGGGACGAACATTCAGCGGTCTCAATATTACTCAATCTTCCTCAGCTTTCAGTGACTGCAACAGCGATAGATCCGGCGAGTTCCCGACGGCGTCTTCTCAAAGCCGGCGACTATTAATAGCATGCGCGTCGGAGAACTCAGATGAATTAATCCAGCAACTCGTCTCTGATCTCGAGTCGAACTCAACCGACGTGCAAAAGCAAGCGGCAATGGAGCTTAGACTCTTAGCGAAGAACAAATCGGAAAATCGTCTCAAAATCGCTCGAGCCGGAGCGATTAAGCCTTTGGTTTCGCTTATCTCCTCCAGTGATCTTCACCTTCAAGAGTACGGTGTTACGGCGATTCTCAATTTATCTCTCTGTGATGAAAATAAGGAGCTCATCGCAGCATCAGGAGCGATCAAACCGTTAGTTCGAGCTTTGAAAATCGGAAATTCAACCGCGAAAGAGAATTCAGCTTGCGCTCTGCTCCGATTATCGCAAATCGAAGAGACTAAAATCGCAATCGGACGGTCGGGTGCAATACCGCCGTTAGTGAACCTTCTAGAAGCCGGCAATTTCCGCGGGAAGAAGGACGCCTCGACTGCACTGTACTCCTTATGCTCCGTGAAGGAGAACAAGGTCAGAGCGGTACAAGCCGGAGTAATGAAGCCGTTAGTGGAATCAATGGCGGATTTCAGTTCAAACATGGTGGATAAATCGGCGTTCGTGGTGGGCGTTTTGATATCGTTGACGGAGGCGAGGGCGGCTGTGGTGGAGGAAGGAGGAATTCCGGTGTTGGTGGAGATCGTGGAGGTGGGGACACAGCGACAGAAGGAGATTGCGGTGGCGATATTGTTGCAGCTGTGTGAGGATAGCGTGACTTACCGTACTATGGTGGCCCGCGAAGGCGCAATTCCCCCATTGGTTGCTTTGTCCCAGTCTGGTACAAGTCGCGCCAAACAAAag
- the LOC107816854 gene encoding uncharacterized protein LOC107816854 translates to MFNSCICGNFHHKEEDDDMETLSPCSTPKRSKRTSLSRTKDSKYNPYADRGLDKFSALLANLEDKKQKIYTQMGSDDISFVRFVFSNSDSIKPIVVKLKDKNQTSSDDTDDDKQMIKKSEFVDKQTTHEASSEIQERKVESKRRTLKTNFFRKLKLANFKKPAYYLPLAIILILGFLAIYGRSFAILCTSIGWYLIPMIRSSTRRPKRKEYVRKLSAKRVTINEGPTTDKLLARKHGQKSS, encoded by the coding sequence ATGTTCAATTCTTGTATTTGTGGAAACTTTCATCATAAAGAGGAAGATGATGATATGGAAACATTAAGCCCTTGTTCAACTCCTAAAAGATCAAAGAGAACTTCATTATCAAGAACCAAAGACAGCAAATATAATCCTTATGCAGACCGTGGCCTAGACAAATTCTCTGCACTCTTAGCCAATCTTGAGGACAAGAAACAAAAGATTTATACCCAAATGGGATCTGATGATATCTCATTCGTTCGTTTCGTTTTCTCAAATTCAGATTCAATCAAACCTATTGTTGTCAAATTGAAGGACAAAAACCAAACATCAAGTGACGACACAGATGATGATAAGCAAATGATTAAGAAGTCGGAATTTGTTGACAAGCAGACCACTCACGAGGCCTCAAGTGAAATTCAAGAACGAAAAGTGGAATCAAAGAGAAGGACATTGAAGACCAACTTTTTTAGGAAATTGAAGTTGGCAAATTTTAAGAAGCCAGCTTATTATTTGCCATTGGCTATAATATTGATATTGGGTTTTCTAGCTATTTATGGAAGGTCTTTTGCAATATTGTGCACGTCAATTGGATGGTACTTAATTCCCATGATAAGATCAAGCACAAGAAGGCCAAAAAGGAAGGAATATGTGAGAAAGTTGAGTGCAAAAAGAGTTACTATAAATGAAGGACCAACTACAGATAAATTGCTTGCTAGGAAACATGGCCAAAAGAGCAGCTAG
- the LOC107769413 gene encoding WD repeat-containing protein ATCSA-1, whose translation MWKEIADREFGKLRPNLFSNCIKSSRVSSLQLSNYKDIISPHRGSVNSLQVDLTEGRYLLSSGSDASVAVYDVQRATDYDGNGLIAKHKPIAVVDKQHEQGHKYAISTAIWYPIDTGLFITGSYDHYINVWDTNTTQVAVNFKMPGKVYKTAMSPVATSHMLIAAGTEDVQVRLCDISSGAFSHTLSGHRDGVMSVEWSASSEWVLVTGGCDGAIRFWDIRRTGCFRVLDQSHSQLGRRLTLLTRSVTNKSSTLKSSSAGPSSSAKGRPSHKKMGNGMCIKQSAIARQVRGAGKQRLHPGMLSSQDRATAHYGAVNGLKVTNDGMYLLSAGSDSRLRLWDIESGCNTLVNFETSRLQATKAIQLAISHDSKLVFAPCMSTTKAFDLWSGKTMMDLRGHYENVNCCLYSALDQELYTGGNDRKILVWSSSKVATEELEGRDGQAFAMDQDNWSD comes from the exons ATGTGGAAGGAGATTGCAGACCGAGAATTTGGGAAGCTTCGCCCTAATTTATTCAGCAATTGTATTAAGTCGTCTCGAGTCTCTTCTCTTCAACTCTCCAACTACAAAGATATCATTTCTCCTCACCGTGGCTCCGTCAACTCCCTACAG GTTGATTTGACAGAGGGACGATATCTGTTATCCTCTGGTTCGGATGCATCAGTTGCTGTTTATGACGTTCAACGTGCAACTGATTATGACGGAAATGGTCTGATTGCAAAGCATAAGCCCATAGCTGTGGTTGACAAGCAACACGAACAGGGGCACAAGTATGCCATTTCCACAGCCATCTGGTATCCAATTGACACGGGGCTTTTCATTACGGGATCATATGATCATTACATTAATGTTTGGGATACTAACACTACTCAG gtGGCAGTTAATTTCAAAATGCCTGGAAAAGTTTACAAGACTGCCATGTCTCCCGTGGCAACATCACACATGTTGATTGCTGCTGGAACTGAAGATGTTCAAGTTCGTCTTTGTGATATTTCTTCGGGTGCATTTTCTCACACATTATCTGGCCATCGTG ATGGAGTAATGTCAGTTGAATGGTCTGCTTCTAGTGAGTGGGTTTTGGTAACAGGGGGATGCGATGGTGCCATTCGCTTTTGGGACATCAGGCGTACAGGATGCTTTCGTGTTTTAGATCAGTCCCATTCTCAGCTTGGAAGACGCCTAACTCTACTTACACGTTCTGTTACAAACAAG AGTTCCACGCTAAAATCATCTTCAGCAGGCCCAAGTTCATCTGCAAAAGGCCGGCCATCTCATAAGAAAATGGGGAATGGTATGTGTATCAAACAATCTGCAATTGCTAGACAAGTGAGGGGGGCTGGAAAGCAGAGACTACATCCAGGGATGCTGTCTAGTCAGGATAGAGCTACTGCTCATTATGGTGCTGTCAACGGACTAAAAGTCACCAATGATGGAATGTATCTTCTTAGTGCAG GTTCTGATTCTAGGTTAAGGTTATGGGATATCGAATCTGGTTGCAATACACTTGTGAACTTTGAAACATCACGACTACAGGCCACCAAAGCTATACAATTAGCCATCTCTCATGATTCAAAACTTGTATTTGCGCCATGCATGTCAACAACTAAG GCATTTGATTTGTGGTCGGGCAAGACGATGATGGATTTACGTGGACACTATGAAAATGTGAACTGTTGTCTGTACAGTGCACTGGACCAG GAACTATACACAGGTGGTAATGATCGGAAAATTCTCGTTTGGTCTTCAAGCAAAGTCGCAACTGAAGAATTG GAGGGAAGGGACGGGCAAGCTTTTGCGATGGATCAAGATAATTGGAGTGACTGA